In Halobacteriovorax sp. HLS, one DNA window encodes the following:
- a CDS encoding TldD/PmbA family protein, with product MLDKTIASEVIDYALMLGADFCEIFVEKHNSKNLSILNSSVHEIKSGIDFGIGIRLIYGTKVLYGYTNIAHKDELLRITRALAAQDKRDALITATPLNFMKVVEKHQALQGLSNTAVQTEEKIQYLLKIDKAARAQSEQISQVSAGLLQRLQNIEIFNSEGLHVTDERNYSRVMANAIATNGTEQSTGYDAPGALSGWEFTNSINPTQLGEAVSKQALVKLTADDCPAGKMPVVIDNGFGGVIFHEACGHSLETTSVQKKASVFWDKMGEQIAHSAVSAVDDGTINNYWGSINIDDEGMPTQKTQLIKDGKLTSFLVDKVGAMRTGYERTGSGRRQSYKYAPASRMRNTYIEAGNYSLDEIIQTIDNGIYCKKMGGGSVTPATGEFNFSAQESYIIKNGKIDRPLKGATLIGTGAGVLQKISMVGKNLEMAAGMCGSVSGSIPTSVGQPAVKVDEILVGGKA from the coding sequence ATGTTAGATAAAACCATTGCCTCAGAAGTTATAGATTACGCTCTTATGCTTGGAGCTGACTTCTGTGAAATTTTTGTTGAAAAACATAACTCAAAAAATTTAAGTATTCTAAATTCATCTGTCCATGAGATAAAATCAGGAATTGATTTTGGGATTGGAATTAGACTAATCTATGGAACAAAAGTTCTCTATGGCTACACAAATATTGCTCATAAAGATGAGCTTCTTCGAATCACTAGAGCACTTGCAGCTCAAGATAAAAGAGATGCCCTAATCACAGCAACTCCCCTTAATTTTATGAAGGTCGTAGAAAAGCACCAGGCCCTTCAAGGCTTAAGTAATACTGCTGTTCAAACGGAAGAAAAAATTCAATACCTTCTCAAAATTGATAAGGCCGCTAGAGCTCAATCTGAACAAATTTCACAGGTAAGTGCAGGACTATTACAAAGACTTCAGAATATTGAAATTTTTAACTCAGAAGGCCTTCATGTAACTGACGAGAGAAATTACTCCCGAGTTATGGCCAATGCAATTGCAACTAATGGTACAGAACAAAGTACAGGATACGATGCTCCTGGTGCTTTAAGTGGGTGGGAGTTTACAAACTCAATTAATCCAACACAACTAGGAGAAGCAGTTTCAAAGCAGGCCCTAGTAAAGCTAACCGCCGATGATTGTCCTGCTGGAAAAATGCCTGTTGTAATAGACAATGGATTTGGTGGGGTTATCTTCCACGAGGCCTGTGGTCACTCCCTTGAGACGACTTCTGTACAAAAGAAAGCATCAGTCTTTTGGGACAAAATGGGTGAACAAATCGCTCATAGTGCCGTCAGTGCTGTAGACGATGGAACGATTAATAATTATTGGGGTTCAATCAATATTGACGATGAAGGTATGCCTACTCAAAAAACGCAACTTATAAAAGACGGAAAGCTAACGAGCTTTCTAGTTGATAAGGTTGGTGCAATGAGAACTGGTTACGAGAGAACTGGTTCAGGTAGAAGGCAAAGTTACAAGTATGCGCCAGCTTCACGTATGAGAAATACATATATTGAAGCGGGTAACTACTCATTGGATGAAATTATTCAAACAATTGATAATGGAATCTACTGCAAGAAAATGGGTGGAGGTTCAGTAACTCCGGCCACAGGAGAGTTTAACTTCTCGGCCCAAGAAAGCTACATCATAAAGAACGGAAAAATTGATAGACCTCTTAAAGGAGCGACTCTTATTGGAACAGGAGCGGGAGTACTTCAGAAGATCAGTATGGTCGGAAAGAACTTAGAAATGGCCGCAGGAATGTGTGGTTCAGTTTCTGGTTCAATTCCAACATCAGTTGGACAACCAGCGGTAAAAGTAGATGAAATTCTTGTAGGAGGAAAAGCGTAA
- a CDS encoding TldD/PmbA family protein, with translation MEMSQLENIIEVALKSGADQADIVVDSGESLQVKAEDQKISSYEVSSTNIVGLRVIKDGKVGSSYCETTDPETIQILVDQALENAKYSKVEELEKIEVLRSETLDGTKSFNYDESRARPEELIEIALKLESELMKKDKSLKTPPYNGVGEYIDERLYLNHLGTKCVERSKAYSCYTTALVDTGDKQSMHVQSSVVRKFDQIDYQSCIENSYLHANGLLLGEPIKTGKYDIVFSPDKLAQFFSVFGAVFSAKAAINGMNPFKDKLSTQVATPMLSITDAPLLEKGFSYSIFDGEGNIMSDTELIKNGELKNFYHNSYTAKKLGHDNNFNATRGPKSTLGVGGTNKMIASVEKDDSSFEKGRYFEIISDQGMYSGADYISGNFSFAASGYLVEDGVRISPVKGVTVSGNFYEALKEISNIGSEVHANTSATFFSPKIRFKGLTVAGN, from the coding sequence ATGGAAATGAGTCAATTAGAAAATATCATAGAAGTTGCTCTTAAATCTGGTGCAGATCAGGCAGATATTGTCGTTGATTCGGGAGAGTCTCTACAAGTTAAAGCAGAGGATCAGAAGATTTCTTCATATGAGGTATCCAGTACAAATATTGTAGGACTTAGAGTGATCAAAGATGGAAAAGTTGGTAGTTCATACTGCGAAACAACTGATCCAGAAACAATCCAAATCCTTGTGGATCAAGCTTTAGAGAATGCAAAATACTCTAAGGTAGAAGAACTAGAAAAAATTGAAGTGCTAAGAAGTGAAACACTTGATGGTACAAAGAGTTTTAATTATGACGAATCTAGGGCCAGGCCAGAAGAGTTAATTGAAATTGCACTTAAGCTAGAGTCTGAGCTAATGAAAAAAGATAAGTCACTTAAAACTCCTCCTTATAATGGAGTTGGAGAATATATTGACGAGCGTTTGTATCTAAATCATCTCGGCACAAAGTGTGTAGAAAGAAGTAAGGCCTACTCTTGCTATACTACTGCCCTAGTCGATACTGGTGATAAGCAAAGTATGCATGTTCAATCATCTGTTGTTAGAAAGTTCGACCAAATTGATTACCAAAGTTGTATTGAAAACTCATATTTACACGCGAATGGACTCCTCCTAGGAGAGCCGATAAAAACAGGTAAGTATGATATTGTCTTCTCACCGGACAAACTGGCACAATTCTTTAGCGTGTTTGGCGCTGTTTTTTCTGCCAAGGCAGCAATTAATGGAATGAATCCATTTAAGGATAAGTTGAGCACACAAGTGGCCACTCCTATGCTATCAATCACAGATGCTCCACTTTTAGAAAAAGGTTTTTCGTATTCCATATTTGATGGTGAAGGAAATATAATGAGCGATACTGAACTCATCAAAAATGGTGAATTGAAGAATTTCTATCATAATTCGTACACGGCCAAAAAGCTTGGACACGACAATAATTTCAACGCCACAAGAGGACCTAAGTCAACTCTAGGCGTTGGCGGAACTAATAAGATGATCGCCTCTGTAGAAAAAGATGATTCAAGCTTCGAAAAAGGTCGCTACTTTGAAATTATCTCAGATCAGGGAATGTACTCCGGTGCTGACTATATCAGCGGAAACTTTTCATTTGCTGCTAGTGGCTACCTAGTTGAAGATGGAGTCAGAATATCTCCTGTTAAAGGTGTCACTGTCTCTGGAAACTTCTATGAGGCCCTAAAAGAGATATCAAATATAGGCTCAGAGGTTCATGCCAACACAAGTGCTACGTTCTTCTCTCCAAAGATTCGCTTTAAAGGGCTTACAGTAGCTGGTAATTAA
- a CDS encoding cyclic nucleotide-binding domain-containing protein, translated as MIHIHKSKFTAKELGWHALIFLAVFFTALEAPFSLTYKTNIQTWQLWSDAIISLIFMTDVVLQFKERFFKKYPTHASKKSNNTIWWMMIAVDLMASIPYDVISYSFGLHGYHVFGLIRLLRLVRIARLYALMSNLALVPNFLRVSALFCVSIMVIHWIACGWSIIHPVMEKDLTTHYIKSLYWAITTLTTIGYGDITPTTNIGRIYTMPIMILGVGVYGFVIANVTRLFTTADRYKERSKEKINDVANYMKYYKIPERVQGQVFGYYNHLINKRFTDNDTTIISDLPLALQQELQTYMNMKHIRTVPVFKNCSNSCLKDVAGALIQKSYSPGQTIIRIGEIGNEMFMIGHGSVEVIFKDGTVVATLQEGQIFGEAALLRETSRNADVRAQNYCDLYILNKEDFVEIIKKHPDLLENMQAVTSRRATDRRKAA; from the coding sequence ATGATTCATATCCATAAATCTAAATTTACTGCTAAAGAGCTTGGCTGGCATGCCTTGATCTTTCTTGCCGTCTTCTTCACTGCTCTTGAGGCCCCTTTTAGTCTGACTTATAAGACTAATATCCAAACATGGCAACTCTGGTCAGATGCTATTATTTCTCTCATTTTCATGACCGATGTTGTTTTACAATTCAAAGAAAGGTTTTTTAAAAAATATCCAACCCATGCTAGCAAGAAATCCAATAATACAATTTGGTGGATGATGATTGCGGTCGATCTAATGGCATCTATTCCATACGACGTCATTAGTTACAGCTTTGGCCTTCATGGCTATCATGTCTTTGGATTAATCAGGCTATTACGACTTGTTCGTATCGCAAGACTTTACGCACTGATGAGCAACCTTGCTCTTGTGCCAAACTTTCTAAGAGTAAGTGCACTTTTTTGCGTCTCTATCATGGTTATCCACTGGATTGCGTGTGGGTGGTCAATCATTCACCCAGTAATGGAAAAAGATCTTACAACTCACTATATTAAATCACTGTACTGGGCGATAACTACCTTAACGACCATTGGTTATGGTGATATCACTCCTACGACCAATATAGGACGAATATACACAATGCCAATAATGATCTTAGGTGTTGGTGTTTATGGTTTTGTAATTGCTAATGTTACAAGACTCTTTACTACGGCAGATCGCTATAAAGAAAGATCCAAAGAAAAAATTAATGATGTTGCCAATTATATGAAGTACTACAAAATACCTGAGCGCGTACAAGGTCAGGTATTTGGATATTACAATCATCTTATTAATAAGAGATTTACAGATAATGATACAACAATCATCTCTGATCTTCCTTTGGCACTACAGCAAGAACTGCAAACATATATGAATATGAAACATATTAGAACAGTTCCTGTCTTTAAAAATTGTTCTAATTCCTGTTTAAAAGATGTAGCAGGCGCACTTATACAAAAGTCTTACTCTCCTGGTCAGACAATAATAAGAATTGGAGAAATCGGTAATGAAATGTTCATGATCGGACACGGTAGTGTTGAAGTTATTTTTAAAGATGGAACTGTAGTTGCCACACTCCAAGAAGGTCAAATCTTCGGAGAAGCTGCCCTACTTAGAGAAACTAGTAGAAACGCTGACGTTAGGGCCCAGAACTACTGTGATCTCTACATTCTTAATAAGGAAGATTTTGTTGAAATTATTAAAAAACACCCTGATCTTCTAGAAAATATGCAGGCCGTCACATCAAGACGTGCTACTGACCGTAGAAAAGCCGCTTAA
- the htpX gene encoding protease HtpX: MKRILLFIMTNILVMAMVSIILNVFNVQPYLTSSGLNTQSLLIFCLIWGSVGSFISLMMSKFMAKRAMGVEIVDGNPQFSELVSTVHHLAKKAGLTKMPEVGVYQSPEINAFATGPSRNNSLVAVSTGLLNRMNKDEVEGVLAHEIAHVANGDMITMALVQGVVNAFVMFFSRLVAFAIDNAMRDENGRGGLGMFARMGVTIVLDIVFGIAAAPLVAWFSRWREFRADAGGAQLAGRHKMVAALQGLQRTIDVVDPELDAGNDNFAALKISSPKSIAFLFSTHPPLEKRISALQQGNF; this comes from the coding sequence GTGAAACGTATACTGTTATTTATTATGACAAATATTCTTGTAATGGCGATGGTGAGCATTATATTGAATGTTTTCAATGTTCAACCATATCTAACGAGCTCAGGTCTAAATACCCAGTCTCTACTTATATTTTGTTTAATTTGGGGGTCTGTTGGTTCCTTTATTTCACTAATGATGTCGAAATTTATGGCAAAGAGAGCTATGGGGGTTGAGATAGTTGATGGAAATCCTCAGTTTAGTGAGTTGGTTTCTACAGTTCATCATTTAGCTAAGAAAGCTGGATTGACTAAAATGCCTGAAGTAGGTGTTTATCAAAGTCCAGAGATTAATGCTTTTGCAACAGGACCAAGTCGTAATAATTCTTTAGTGGCCGTATCGACGGGTCTATTAAATAGAATGAATAAAGATGAAGTTGAAGGTGTTTTGGCACATGAAATTGCTCACGTTGCCAATGGGGATATGATTACTATGGCCTTAGTTCAAGGTGTCGTGAACGCATTTGTTATGTTCTTCTCTCGTCTTGTCGCTTTTGCTATCGATAATGCGATGAGGGATGAAAACGGTCGTGGTGGTTTAGGAATGTTCGCTCGTATGGGTGTAACTATAGTACTTGATATTGTTTTTGGTATCGCTGCTGCTCCTTTAGTTGCTTGGTTTTCAAGGTGGAGAGAGTTTAGAGCTGACGCTGGTGGAGCTCAATTAGCAGGGAGACATAAAATGGTTGCTGCCCTTCAAGGTCTTCAACGAACAATTGATGTAGTAGATCCTGAATTAGATGCGGGGAATGACAATTTTGCTGCACTCAAAATTTCAAGCCCTAAGTCCATTGCTTTTCTTTTTAGCACACATCCTCCGCTTGAAAAGAGAATCTCTGCCTTACAACAAGGTAATTTCTAG